From the genome of Dickeya aquatica, one region includes:
- a CDS encoding amino acid ABC transporter ATP-binding protein — protein MNQDTLTSPSDYMITLENVNKWYGQFHVLKDINLQVKQGERIVLCGPSGSGKSTTIRCINHLEEHQQGRITVDGIELNHDSRNIEKIRTEVGMVFQHFNLFPHLTVLQNCTLAPCWVRSMPKKEAEALAMHYLERVRIAAHAHKYPGQLSGGQQQRVAIARSLCMKPKIMLFDEPTSALDPEMVKEVLDTMLGLAEDGMTMLCVTHEMGFARTVANRVIFMDQGEIVEQAPPDIFFTTPRSERTQTFLAQILH, from the coding sequence ATGAACCAGGACACATTAACATCGCCTTCCGACTACATGATCACGCTGGAAAATGTGAATAAGTGGTATGGGCAGTTCCATGTACTGAAAGACATCAACCTGCAAGTCAAACAGGGGGAGCGCATCGTGTTGTGCGGGCCGTCCGGCTCGGGTAAATCGACCACCATCCGTTGCATCAACCACCTGGAAGAGCATCAACAAGGCCGTATTACCGTTGATGGCATCGAGCTTAACCACGATAGCCGCAACATCGAAAAAATCAGAACCGAAGTGGGCATGGTATTCCAGCATTTCAACCTGTTCCCGCACCTGACCGTGCTGCAAAACTGCACGCTCGCTCCGTGCTGGGTACGCAGTATGCCGAAAAAAGAGGCCGAAGCGCTGGCGATGCACTATCTCGAGCGTGTGCGCATCGCCGCCCATGCCCATAAATACCCCGGTCAGCTTTCCGGTGGCCAACAGCAGCGTGTCGCCATCGCCCGTTCCCTGTGCATGAAGCCGAAGATCATGCTGTTTGATGAACCCACCTCCGCGCTTGACCCGGAAATGGTCAAAGAAGTGCTCGATACCATGCTGGGGCTGGCGGAAGATGGCATGACCATGCTGTGCGTCACGCACGAAATGGGCTTTGCCCGCACGGTCGCCAACCGGGTTATCTTTATGGATCAAGGAGAGATAGTCGAACAGGCTCCACCGGATATCTTCTTCACCACACCGCGCTCAGAACGTACGCAAACGTTTCTGGCGCAGATTCTGCATTAA